A single genomic interval of Caldilineales bacterium harbors:
- a CDS encoding Crp/Fnr family transcriptional regulator, with translation MISPEIIRRYPFFAGFTYDDTVKLANVAEEMHVEAGYCFFHENELLAHIYFALEGAVGVVMELPAPDVEHPVSDQFTGQLKTQDVVVSPIGPGELFGWSALVPPCQASAGAKALTACRVLAFDAARLNKLFAEDCRFGYLMMQKLADVIRARLRDLRIESLALAV, from the coding sequence ATGATTTCCCCAGAGATCATTCGGCGCTACCCCTTCTTCGCCGGTTTCACCTACGACGACACTGTCAAGCTGGCCAACGTGGCCGAGGAAATGCACGTCGAGGCTGGCTATTGTTTCTTCCACGAGAACGAACTGCTTGCGCACATCTACTTCGCCCTGGAGGGCGCCGTGGGTGTGGTGATGGAGCTGCCAGCGCCCGACGTCGAACACCCGGTTTCCGATCAGTTCACCGGCCAGTTGAAGACGCAGGATGTGGTTGTGAGCCCGATTGGGCCGGGTGAACTGTTTGGCTGGTCGGCGTTGGTGCCGCCGTGCCAGGCCTCGGCCGGAGCCAAGGCGCTGACTGCCTGCCGCGTGTTGGCATTCGATGCCGCCAGGCTGAACAAGCTCTTTGCCGAGGATTGTCGCTTTGGCTATTTGATGATGCAAAAACTGGCCGATGTGATTCGCGCCCGGCTGCGCGATCTGCGCATCGAATCGTTGGCCCTGGCAGTCTAG